ataaagatttatattttcggggtgttacaccaaAAATTCATTTGCCGACCTTTGATGGTTCCAATCCTCTCGATTGGCTTTTTCAAGCAACCAACTACTTTGATTACTACTCCATTCAACCTGCTCAACGCCTCTCTTTGGCCCAGTTTTACTTCACCGGCGATGCCTTGAGTTGGTATAAATATCTCGCCAACAATCGGCTTCTCGGCACGTGGGCAGAATTTTCCCGGGCTCTTGAACTCCGGTTCGGGCCTTCTGATTATGGAAACCATCAAGCTACCCTCTTCAAGCTCAAACAACTAACCACCGTTACTGCCTATCAAGCGGCTTTCGAGAAACTATGCAACCAGGTAGTCGGCCTTTCAAACGAAGCCCTGCTTAATTGCTATCTTTCTGGTCTTAGGCCAGCCATCCAAGCCGAGTTGGCCGTGTTACGCCCCACCACTTTGCACCAAGCATATGGTTTGTCTAAACGTGTTGAAGACAAGCTTGGTTGTTCACAGTTCTCTTCATCCAATTCCACTCCCCAGTCTTCTGCAGACCCGTTGATCGTTCCGTCCACACAAACATCACCACCCAACGTACCGTCATTACCGGCTCCCATGACATCACCCACCACTTTACCTACTACTCGATTATCCCATGAACAACTCCAGCAGCGCCGCGCCTCGGGTCTTTGTTTTCGTTGCCCCGCCAAGTACCACCCGGGGCACAAATGTGATCCACCCCAGTTCTTGCTCATAGCCGACAATGACTTGCAAGCTCCCAACCCTCCTGCACCACCACATGTTCACATTATTGAGGAGGTACCAAACCTACCACACTTTCTAGCGCTATCTCCGACCACGTTTTATGGTGTCACGCCAACTACCGCCTTACGTCTCACCGGCTATGTCAATGGCAAACCGATTCAAATTCTCGTTGATTCCGGCAGCACTCATAACCTGATTCGGCCCGGAATAGCTACTGATTTGCACCTTCTCATAGAGCCAGCGCAGCCCTTTCCGGTGCTTATCGGAAATGGTGAACCACTACAATGCACCGGTTACTGCCCGGACGTTCCCCTTACACTCCACGTGGCTACCTTTAAGGTTAAATTGTTTGTTTTGCCATTCAAAGGATTCGATGTTATTCTTGGGTATGATTGGTTACGTTCCTTGGGCACCGTTACCGCCGACTTCTCAGTTCCTTCACTCACCTTTCAGCAGGGCTGCAACACCATCACCTTGCAAGGGTCACTTTCGGGTCCTTGTCACCCGACTGCAGCAAAGATTTCGGACCTTGAGGACAAGGTCAATTTTCATGGGAGGGGTATTGATACGATCCAGATTCCAGGTGACCCAACATCGCAAACCCGACCCGGTAGTAACCCAGTACCCGATTCAGTTAAGAAGGCAGAGAGTGGAGGCCCACGTCCAGCCGCATAACTAGCAAGACCAATTCTATTTTAGTTGATTTCCTTTCCACGTGCATGCATGTAACTAGGACCCACTTATTGCATTTTCCCATTTTCTACATTAATTTAGGATCAAGTAGTTGCAATATTTCATTATAAATTGTCTTTCATTTTGAAGAAAATACGAAGAAAATTGTTCGAGTTTATTTGTCATTTACTTTTATAAATTGGAGAGGGGTCCTCTCGAAATAACCTCCTAACAGCTGGGCTTCAATAATGCCCCCAATAGTGCCGACGGTATGGAGGGAGAGGGGAGAGGGGCGCTATTGGTTGATTTATGTTGAGGTGGCATTGGGGTTGCGCTCCTTAGGGTCCAGCCATACAAGTGCTTTCCTTCATTAGTGATTGTGACTGACtagtgttttcaatttttttaaattatctgaTTTCGTAGGCGAATCAGTAAGAAAGTAGAACAACTTTGGATGACAATTATCTTATTAAACCACATTTGTGATTTCTCTTTTACACAACAATTGAATAATTTCATTTCTCTTATACAATTTACGGTATCCGAATGCAATTGCTATAGAGATCCCTGAAATTTCAGCAAAATTCTCCATTATTCAACAAATTTCCAGCCGCGTATGCACCATACGAGGTGGTTTTTGATGGGGAACAATATCAATGGCCGTAAGAAACCACCCATGAACGATTTCTTTTAGTTGATCTTATAAGATGCTTTCGTCTGGGAACACTGCACCCCGTAATACAACAACTATGCCGGATTTGATGATGTAGCCGTTGGTTTCATTGTTCCCTTCTAGCACATTATCCCTGTTTATGATCTACATTACAACACAACATACATGCTTCTTGTGTTAAGAATAGTGTTAGTCTTATCAAACCGACCTTAGGACGATATACAAATTGTACTATACCTTGACATTTTTGCCAATCCTTACATTCTTGTCTATGATAgctttttttataaaagaaccgTCCCCGACACCAATACTCTGCTCATGTACACTCTGCTGGCATGAAAACCGACTGTAAGTTTTTTTATTAAGAGGTTGCGGCGCAGCTTGTTACCGTTATTATGTAATTTCCTACTTTAAGAACGTGTTACTTTTTAAGGAAAAGTATACATCAAAAGTTGTATTTTGTagtaaaaattattattattattattattattattattattatcattattattattattattaccattattattattattatcattattattattattattattattattattattattatttttattattattaatattatcattattattatcattattattattattattattattattattattattattattattattattattattattactttacCTGATATATATCAGATCCCATGATTACTGAATCTTGTATAACAGCTCCATCTCCAACCCGAGTTCTTGGACCAATGACTGAACTTCTAATGCTACATCTCTACTTGTTAGAGAACCGAgaaagattgcacaaataagaaaaaaataatgtaatatatatgtatatattttctGTTAATTTGATGGAATGACTTACATTTAAAATGCAACCATCACCAATGGTGCTACTTGTGATGGCAGCATCAGTTACTAGAGATGGAGGCAGATGTCGAGGCAGGGTGTACAATGGAAAGTCTCTATCGTGGAAGCTGTTACAAAGAGGTGAAGGACGTAAGTAGTTTTAGGTCGCGGTAGAGGTGGCAAATACTCTTTGGACGACTTTTAACCTGATTGACTCGTTTCATTAATCCACTCCCTCTGTCCCATAGTTTTTGTccacaaaaagaaaaagaaaacgtATTTTAAGGCATGTACAATCAATGCTGCTTATGGGCCGGAGACGTTGTGTATCTCTTGGCCTTTTGCCCATTTGGGTCAGAGGTTGTTTTATTGAAGTTGTCAAAAAAAAGTTGGTTTGAAAAACTTGCAACATTAATGATAAAATCGAAACGTGGACAATAACTTTTAATGGGTAAAGAAAGTGTCTATATCTAAAGCAGCGTTAAAGGCTTAACATAATCCGTTGATAAGTAAATAGGTTGAAGTTGCCACCTCTAGGTTTCATGCTATACATTCTTTTCAGGTTTTCAGAGTTACCGACTTATATTTCATGTTTGTTTTCTTTGTGCTTTCCATATTCACGTTGTAGTACGCTTCAATACTTCTCATGTCCTCCCAGTATCCATCAAACTGGTAAGCATGTACCTATTTTTACATCAAACCTTAGCTTTCACTAACCTTTTTTAtggagttaaatgtcattttcatccctgtggtttgttcaATTATGTCAGTCCAGGCCAAATTTTAAATTCGTATCATTTCCGTCCCTGACGTTCTTGAAACATGTCAACTTCGTCCAAAAAAAATAAGGTTGAATCGAATAATTGGACAAAGCACAAGGACAAAAATGATAGTTAACTCATGTTTTTTGGGCGGAACTGACATGTATCGAGAATGTCAGGGACAGGGACGGACGAAGATGGTACAAATTCGAAATTTGGCCTGGACTGACATAATGGAACAAACCAtatggacgaaaatgacagttaactacAACGCAATAACTAACGACTCACCTTCAACCCCAAGGATATTGCACCTGGTATTACTTCATTCTTCAAATCATTTGCTTTAGGGAAAGATTCTTTCAAAAGCTTTATCATAACCTGTCTGTTTATAACATAAATCCCCATGCTAGAAAACTTTTGATTAAACTTGGAGCCTTGAACCTGAAAAACTGGGATCAAATCTGGTTCTTTTTCGAACCCGATGACTCTATTTCCAGAGCCTACATTGAAACTACCAAAACCTGTGTTGTAATCTCTCGCGCTACCCAGAACTGAAACCGTTACATCTGCTCTATTGTTCCTGTGTGCTTCTAGTAGCTTCTGATAATCCATCTTGTAAAGATGGTGACCAGGAAGTACCAAAAAGTCAAATGCTGGATGCTGTTCCAATACCCATAAACATCTTCTCATTGCATCTGCAGTTCCCTACATAATACCCAAAAAAGGCAGAGTATGatccttggtttaaaaaagcgtgaggcgctccgaagcgttttggttccaaaagctttaagcgaagcttcaagcgcgaagcgagagcttcacgtataAGAAGCgctcaaaataaaataaaaaataaaaaaaatattgtacacatcaatatgacctattctacttgttaatcaataataaacacaaaaacatgatgaaaaaacacacttaacacataaAAACATAGTTAAACATAAATTAAAGTCGAAACACacttaaaacataaacataaaaatagtCTTTAATCAATAATCATCATAATCAAGTACGTATTCATCTCCATCaaaacatgattaaaaaacaCACTTAATCCGGAGGCCATTATGATTTCTAAACAGAAATCAAGTTGCAGAGAGAATAGAAGGAGAAAGAGGAAGACATCGGCTGATATGTTAAAAGACAGCGGCTGATTATTAGGGTAAAAAAGTAGGGCCTCATTTAAACCCTATTTAAAGACTATTGGGCCTAAACAATGGTCCAAATGTGACCTGATTGGGCTGAAGCGTCGCTTCAAACCATCATCGCTTCGCGCTTAAAGCTCGCTTCAAAACGCTTCACGTGTTGTAACGCTTCAGACCAAAAAAAAGCGCTTTTCCAAACGCTTCAACGCTTCACGCTTAAAGCGCGCTTAAAGCTCGCTTTTTTAAACACAGGTATGATCTAGATGTGTCCATATCCGGTTCTTATGAATGAGTTGATTTGGGTTACGTTTTATCCCATATGGGTCAAATGAGTCAAAAAAAAAGTCAAATGAGCTGAAAGCTACTTTTTTTTTGAATTATTCACGAATGTTGGAAGGTCTAGCATACGTAGTCTTAACCGggtccgcgctagagagccccctcgcacaatagatccctaatttaaacccctcaatgagaaacctCTATCACTCAGACTCGAACTTAAGACCTGGAAAACTCACCCGGGCCCACCATAGGTGGAACTTAAATACCCGTGGCCATCACTA
This is a stretch of genomic DNA from Helianthus annuus cultivar XRQ/B chromosome 16, HanXRQr2.0-SUNRISE, whole genome shotgun sequence. It encodes these proteins:
- the LOC110918668 gene encoding inactive glucose-1-phosphate adenylyltransferase small subunit 2, chloroplastic; the encoded protein is MALFTFQSSINLKLHSRLTVTNSQKPERRFSPPNQSVAAVVFGDAGQQSRLYPLTKRRSEGAVPVAGSYRLIDAVISNCINSNITKVYALTQFNSTSLNSHLSRAYSAGLLANQEFLEVIAAYQSPEDANWFQGTADAMRRCLWVLEQHPAFDFLVLPGHHLYKMDYQKLLEAHRNNRADVTVSVLGSARDYNTGFGSFNVGSGNRVIGFEKEPDLIPVFQVQGSKFNQKFSSMGIYVINRQVMIKLLKESFPKANDLKNEVIPGAISLGLKVHAYQFDGYWEDMRSIEAYYNVNMESTKKTNMKYNFHDRDFPLYTLPRHLPPSLVTDAAITSSTIGDGCILNRCSIRSSVIGPRTRVGDGAVIQDSVIMGSDIYQSVHEQSIGVGDGSFIKKAIIDKNVRIGKNVKIINRDNVLEGNNETNGYIIKSGIVVVLRGAVFPDESIL